CGACACCGTTGAGGACGAGCGCCGGGATGTCGATACTGTCTCCGGTCGTCAACTCGACGCCGTCGATGTACCCCGTTTCTAACTCGCCCGGTTCGGCCTTCACGTCGCCGACTTCGATAGTGTTACTCATCGTTGAATCACTCCGGAACTGCCGTGACCGGATACACTGCGGTAGTTCCGATTGCCGCCATCGCGAGGACGGGATCGACGATCGGGATCTCGAGTGAGTCGCCGAGGTCAGCAAGCACTCCCGATGTCGTGAGTCCGGTACAGCTCGGCGCGACCACGTCACAGCCGGCATCCGCGAGTCGTTGGACCGACGCGCGGATCGCGTCGTGGCCCTCGCTCGTCGTGAGGTAATTCGTCGTCTCCGCTCCCTCGACGACCGCACGTGCCTGTAAATTATCACCGAGAAGCTCACGAACAACCGGTGCCGTCCCGCTTTCGAGACCGAGCGTGCCGACGCGTTCACCCCGAGCACGTGCAGCGGCCGCCACGCTTGCACCGGCCCCGATTACAGGCACGTCCAGTTCCGCATCCAATGAGTCGACCGCGGGATCGAGTGCGCAACTGATTCCGACCACGTCGACATCGGCCGCCAGCTCCCGACCCAACTCTTCCACGTAGGGCAATGCGTCCGCCTCGGCATCGACCGATGGGATCCCGTCCGGATGGTCCGGAATACACTGGGATATCGTGTCGATGTTCGGGAAGTGTGACTCGATTATCTGTCCGTGGAGCGATACCGCCTCGGGATCGTCCTGTGTCAGTACACGGAGGACGCCCATCTCGATTTGTTCTGGTCTCGTCATTGTTCTGTCTCCGATTGCCGATCGCATTCGCATTCGTCCGCACTGCCGGACGCACTATCTCCGTCTCCGGTCGATTGAGCTCGCTTCGTGTCCGAGGCCTCGTGAACGCCACGCGCCGCGAAGAAGCCTTGCTGACGGAGCGCCGCCAGCACCGTCTCCTCTCGCCGATTCATGAACCCGTCCGGACCCCAGTACCGTTCGAGGGTTTCGTCCCATTCGCGGCTGGAATCCCCGTAGACGCTCTCACCGTACATCCCGTTCATCGCGTCGTAACACTGCTCAAGGATGTCCTCGCTCAGGGTGGTGTACCCGTCCTCGTGAAGGACGGCCTCGAGCGGTACGCGTGGGGCGTTCTCGGTTGCCTCGCCGTGGCGAGGGATCCCGAGACACAGCCCGAAGACAGGCAGCACGCCTGCCGGAACATCAGCGACCTCGGCGATCTCCGGGAGGCCGTTGAGAATGTTTCCGATGGGACACACACCGTAGCCGCGGCTTTCGGCCGCTGTCATGATACCCATCGCGGCCAGCGAGGCGTCGATTGCTCCCTCTAGGAGCCCCATCACGGGAGTGATGCGGAACGCCCGCTCGCGATGGGCAAGCAACTGCTTGATCCGTTGCAGGTCGATACAGACTAACAGGAAGTGACTAGCCTCCTCTATCTGCTCAGTACCCCGATCGCACAGATCGTGAATCCGTTCTCGGTCCGCGGGATCACGAATCCACACGAAGCTGTACATCTGGGCCGTCCCGCTCGTTGGGGCCTTCCGTCCAGCATCGACCAGTTCGCGAACCTCCGCGTCCGGAATCTCCGCGTCAGTATCGAACTCCCGAACGGTCGCTCGGCGGGCGAGCCATCCCGTCAGATCTGCCACCGGCGATGGCTCCCCTGCGAGCGCGGGCCGATGCTCGCGGTCTCTCTCGATGTCGCTCATACCACGACGTCGCCTCCACTTACGACGAGTTCGTCATCGAGATACACCTCGGGTTCGAGGACGATCCCGTCGAGGTGTGAGTCGCACTCGATGGTCCCTCCGAAGCCGTGATTGTCGCCGAAGGCCACGTGGCAGGTTCCGTACACCTTCTCGTCCTCGAGTACGGTTCCGATGATCTCGGCGGCCGGGTTGGTGCCGAGACCGAGCTCAGCCACTCGGCGGGCACACTCGTCGTCTCCGAGTGCGTCACGGAACTCCTCGGTTGAAGGCCCCTCGATCGATTCGATACTGCCGGACTCGATCCGGACCACCAGCGGGTCGTCGAGTTCACCGACGCCCACGAGCCCGCCATCGAACGCGATGGCACCCTCGGCCGTCCCCTCGACCGGCGCGATATAGCTTTCACCTGACGGGAGGTTTCCCGACTCACCCGGTTCCGTGATCAGCCCGTCGCTCGGGATCCCATCGCGGCCCGACAGAGACACGGTCAACGTCTCAGTGGTCGATTCGATCCGGGCCTCATCGGCTGCTGTGAGCCGTTCGGTGAGTGCGGCAGTAAGCCGTTCGACCTCGGCGTAGTCAGCAGTGATCGCCCCCTCACTGAACATGTGTTCGGTGATACCCGGCATGGTCGCGACTCGCGCACCCGCGTCCGTCGCATCCTCGCGTGCTCGAGTGTGGGTCAACGATGCGCTGGTCGGACAGACGACGACGTCAGCAGCGGCCATGGCAGCCGAGACATACGCCGGCGGCTCCATGCCGCTCCGTTCCATCGGGCGAGTTTCGATCACCCCCGCCTCGAGGCCGAGGTCGTCACCCGCCTCGAAGAGCGCGTGGCCGATTGCACGCTTGTCGGTGTCAGTCACGACCAGCAGGCTCTCGCCGGGCTCGACAGCCATATTTTCTTCAAGGACACGGCTAGCCACTGACTCGAGGTCCGCCATGTCACACCACCTCCGTGGCAGTTTTCGCGAGTACCGACCGGCCGAGGAGCACGCTCGTGTCCGTCATCTCCTGGACTCGCTTTTTCATCTCGAACGAGTAGCCCATGCAGTCCATCACGACCAGGTCGGTTTCGGTGCCGATCGCCTCGGCAGCCGGCGAGATCTCGTCGTCCTCGGTGTACGGTGAGCCCGCCGCAGGGACGATATCGAACCCGTTCCACTTCTCGAAGGTCTGATCTATTTGTTCCGGCTTGGGCAGCAGTACACCGATCGTGCCGTCTTGGACGATGCTTGAGGCCCACGCGTGCAACAGATCACTGGGCTCGAGAATCGGCACATCGGACTCAAAGGCCGGGAAGTCGCCGGTGCAAAGGACTCCGATAGTCGAGACGCCGTGGTCGTCGGTGAGCTCGTCGATACGAGCCTGCATTAGCTCAACCACGGAGTTTCGGTCGACCGTGACCGAGCTGCCGTCCCTGAGTCGAGTAACGAAGATGGGCTCCCCCTCCCGCGGTCCGACTGCCTCACGCACTTCGTCCGCCGAGTCGAACTCGTCGAGTGCGCCCGCCTCGATGAACTCGACATCGTCCGGGAACTGGTCGATGATGTCCGGCGTGATGTCGGTGCGTGGCGACTGCCCGATGGTGACGAGTCCGATCGTCTTCATGCTTCCTCCCCCGGCGTCTGGAGCCGATCCATCGAGCCGTACAGCGACCGGAGGCGTTCGAATTCCCCTTCATCGTAGAACTCGGCGCGGTCGCGGGTGAAGTCTTTCGCGACCTCGAGTACGAACCCGGTCGCCTCCGTGAGTTCAGGGAGATAGTTCGCACCCGTCCCGGACCCGGGAACCGGGTTCACGCTCGTCGTCGCGACGCCGACGACCGGTGAGTCGGTTGCTGTCGCGGGTTGGAGAATGCTGTTGATGTGATGGAGATCGTTCCCGTACGGTGTGATGTCCTGCGTGGTGAGGGTGAGCGTGGACGGTGGTTCACCAGTCACACGCTCTTGCGCGTCGAGGAGGGTCTCGCTCGGCGGGAGAATCCACCCCTCTTTGACCGTGGGAGACACCGCGAACCCGCGCTCGCAGTGGACGCGGTTTCCCTTGGTCGCGTCCACGGACAGCACGGCATCCATCTCGTCGTCGACCTCGTGTTCGTTCATCGTCTCCATGTCGACCGGGCTTCCCATGAACGGAACCGGGTCGTGCGGCTGCGTCGGCGCGTCCGGACAGACGTGCGTCGCGATGCGCACCTCGCCGGCGAGCGCGTCGTCTCGGTCGGCCATTTCCGCGAGTTGGAACGCCGTGGCGAGCGCGACGATGGCTCCGTCGGCGTCGGAGACCATTCCGATCTCGGCAGGGCGTGCGCCGACCCCACCGAGGCGTCCGACAACACCGAGCGTCTCGGCGTCCGGATCGGTGCCTGGGACGATGATCTTCACGAAATCCGTCGTCCCGTCATCGCTTGAAATGGTAGTCACATCCACATCGACGGGAGTATCGGCGAGTTCGTCGCGAACTGATTGACCGTCGGCTTGCGGATGGTCGAGAACGTCGTAGGCTTGCTGAATTTTGTCGAACATAGTATCAGGTAATGTGTTTGGGATTCGTTTGCTCGCTATTCCTCGAACGCGTATTCGATGACCGGCTCACCGACTGCTTCCTCGACAGGCTCGAACAGTTCGGGTCGATGCATTCCCGCTCCGAGGGCCAACGAGGACGCCGGAGCGACAACGACCGATACCGACTGCCCCTCCGAGAGTTCCGCCGTCGAGATCGGCTCGCCGGTCTCGGCGTCAAGCGTAGTGATCAGGTCAGGGAAGGTCGCGAGACGCTCGCCGTCCCGGTCGAGTGTCATGTACTCGTTCCAGAACGTCAATTCGTGTCCGTCGACGGTCACGGTCCCCACGTCGAACCCCCCGGTTGTCTCCAGCGCCCACGACTCGACAGTGCCCGTAACCGCGACCTCGCCATCGAGCACGTTCGCGACGTCGTCGACCGCAGTCGCGCCATCGGCGGCCGTCCGGACAGCTCGGCCGACCGCCTCGGCCTGGTCGTAGACGGTCACCGCGGCATTGGACGCTGCATAGTCGGCGGACACGGGATTGCGTGCGACCGCGACGAGCCCGCCGGCGGCCTCGGCCGTCTGGCGAATGGTCGAGGCCGCAGATCCGAGCTGGGCCTCCACGAGTAACTCGTGATGTCGCTCGCTGCCGGGTTCGCCCCCGACGCCGACCTGCAGAACCACTTCGTCCTCCGAGAGGCCGATCGATCCCATCGGCCCTGTCGGATGCGCCCGGCCGTTACATGTTGCATCGACCAACGGGAGGCCGGTGACCGCAGACTGAAGCAGGCCGTTGACCGCCGCGAACCCACCCATCTCGTTGGTCATCAATGCGCCAACGGTTGTCCCGCGAGCGTCGAGCCGATCGACAGCCAGTTCCACCGCGCGGACGTAGTCTGCCGGTCGAACGTGACTCTCCGTCGCGGCCGGCGCACCGACCCCGCTTACCGTCAACACGACCTCCGTCGGATCGAGTTCGGAGATCGGGACTATCTCCGGGTCTCCGTACTCGACCGCGAGGTGTCCGAATTCGATCCCTTCGTCGAGCGAGCCGCCGCCGCCCCCGCCGAGGACAGCGCCCCCGACGGCGACGTGCTCAACCCACTCTGCAGTGATGTCGTCGTATCCGTGATTACTCATTGATATTCTCTCTCGCTTGGTGTTCGAACTGCTGATCCGGTCGGCCGCCACTCCGCTCGTCCCGAGCTGGCTCATCGTCGCTCTCGCGCTCCACCGGTTCCTCCGCTCGCAGTGCCACGAACGAGTTCGGGCGCTCGCTATCGGTGTCCCGGTATTCGGCTTCGCCTCGGGTGCGAAGCCGCTTCATCGCGCTTTCGACGAGATGGTAGGCCTGCTGGCGGCTCATCGACTCGAAGAGCCGCTCCGATTTCGCGACCGCCGTTGCACACACTTCGTCGGCCTCGCATGGCTCAGAGCAGGCGGTGCAGGCGGGGAGCTGGTCTTTGAATCCGACCGGGTTCGACGCACACTCGATTACGAGCTCGTCTGTCCACGGCCGCCGCTTTCGTGCGCGTTTGAGTGCCTCAAGTCGGGACGTCTCCGCGTCTCGGCCCGAAGATGTACCGTCGACCATCGTCACCAGCCCGGTCCCTCCTGATACTGGTCGTCGTGCAGGTAGCACCGGGAGTCGTGATCGTCCCCGAGTTCATACATCGGCGGTTCGTCGCCCGAACAGGCGTCGAACGCGTACGGACACCGAGAACGGAACGCGCACCCGCTGGGTTTCTCCCTCGGATCGGGGATTTCGCCTTCGATCGGTTGCTGCTCGGGTTTGAGCTGCTCGTCCGCCTCGCTGACGGTGGAGATCGCCGAGAGCAACGCTCTGCTGTATGGGTGCTCGGGTGTCTCGAACACCGACCCGACGTCTCCGGTCTCGACCAGCCGACCGAGGTACATCACTCCGATGCGGTCGGCGACGTTCCGCAACAGCGAGAGGTCGTGCGTGATGAACAGGTACGTAATGTTGTACTCCTCCTGGATATCCTCCAGAATATCCACGATACGGGCCTGTACACTCACGTCGAGTGCACTCGTCGGCTCGTCGAGGACGACGAACTTCGGGTTAAGCGCGACGGCCCGAGCGATCCCGACCCGCTGTTTCTGTCCGCCCGACAGTTGTCCCGGGTACCGGTAGAGGAACTCCCTCGGGAGATCGACCATCTCTAGCAGTTCCTCGATCCGGTCGAGCCGTTCGTCGGCGCTCCCGTATCCGTGGATCTTGAGCGGAGCCTCGATGATGGTCTTGACTCTGTGGCGGGGGTTCAGGCTCGACGTCGGGTCCTGATGGACGATCTGCATGTTTCTGCGGAACCGCTTGAGTTCCTCATCGGAGAGGTCGACAACGTTCTGTCCGTCGATCTCGATGGTCCCGCCCGTCGGTTCGGTAAGCCGGAGCAGCGAGCGACCGGTCGTGGTCTTGCCGGACCCGGACTCGCCTACGAGTCCGAACGTCTCGCCCTGCTCGATCGAGAAACTGACCCCGTCGACGGCCCGAACCTCGCCGGTCCGTCGTTGCAGAACCCCCTCGTGGATCGGGAAGTGTTTCTTGAGGTTCTCGACCCGTACCATCGGCTCGTCAGCGTCGGAATCGGTCTGGGTCGCCGCATCGCTGTCTCTATTCAGTAGGCTCATGTCTGGGACCCTCCATCGGCAACAGCGTCCGATTCTGACCCCGCGTCCGTCGCCTCCCACGGCGGCGGACCGATGTCGACGGTTTCGGCTCCGAGGTCGACATGGCGTTCGTGTGCCGGCGGGCCATCGAAGAGATGACAGGCAGCGTTGTGGTCGGACTCGACCTCCCGTGGGTACGGATACGTCTCTCGGCACTCGGGTTCGGCATGTGGACAGCGGTCGGCGAACCGGCACGCCCTCGGCGGGTCGGTGTAGTCGGGGAGGTGCCCCTCGATGCCTTCGCCGATCCCCGTGGCCAACGTGGGGATACTCCTGAGCAGACCGCGTGTGTAGGGGTGGTGCGGGTCCGCGAACAGATCGGCTGTCGGTGCCTGTTCGACGATCTCGCCGGCGTACATCACGTTGATGTAGTCGCTCACCTCCCGGGCCACGCCGAGATCGTGGGTGATGTACAGGACGCTGGTGTCCCGTTCCTCGACGAGCTCATCGAGTAAATCGAGTACCTTCTCCTCGGTCGTGACGTCGAGGGCGGTCCCCGGCTCGTCCGCGATGAGGAAATCCGGTTCGGACAGAAGCGCGATCGCGATGAGTACGCGCTGGCGCATCCCCCCCGACAGCTCTACCGGATAGCTCTCGAACACCCGCTCGGGTGCGGAAATCTCGACCTCACTGAGCATCTCGACGGCCCGTTGGCGGTACTCCGCTTCAGAGCCGCTCTTGAGCTTGTCTCGGAGCCACTCGGTGAGCGACATTCGTGGTTGGCCCTGCCACTTCAGGACGTCGACCATCTGCTCGCCGACCGTGAGAACGGGATTGAGACTGGTCATCGGGTCCTGCATGATCATGCTCATCTCTCGGCCGCGGCGAGCGTGGATCTCGCTTTCCGAGAGTTCGAGCATGTTCTGGCCCTTGTAGATGATCTCCCCCTCGGGAATGGTCGCCGACGGCAGCAACCCCATGAGGGACTTTACAGTGACACTCTTTCCACAGCCGGTCTCACCGACCAGCGCCGCCGTTTCACCCTGTTCGATGGTGAAATCGACGCCGTTGATGACTTCAGCTGTGCCTTCGTGCGTGTCGAAGTTGACGTGGAGGTTCCGAACCTCGAGTATTGGGTCACTCATGTTAGTTCACATCCACGTCGAAGACGTCGCGTAGCCCGTCTCCGATGAAGTTGAACCCGAGGACAGCGAACGAGATCGCCAGTCCCGGGAACACCGCGATCCACCAGTAACTGGTGACGTAGTTGCGACCCTGTGCGATCATCGCCCCCCACGTTGGAGTCGGTGGCTGCGCGCCTAACCCGAGGAACGAGAGGCCCGCACCGACGAGAATGACGAACCCCATGTCGAGCGTGGCCTTGACGGTGATGGGGCTCACGACGTTGGGGAGTATCTCTTTGAACGTGGTTCGGAGCCAGCCAGAGCCCAACGCGCGGCTCGATTCGATGAATTCGTCCTCTTTGATCGAGAGCACTTCCCCTTGGACGAGCCGGGCGTACCACGACCACCAGGAGAACGCGATAGCGACCATGACGTTGAACAGCGACGCGCCGGTCGCGGCCACCACCGCCATCGCTAGCAATGTCGGTGGTATCGCGAGGAAGATGTCGGTCACTCGCATGATAACCGCGTTGGTCGCCCCTCCGAGGTAGCCGGCGACCAATCCGAGAGTGACACCGACGCTGATCGCGATCGAGAGCACCACGATCCCCATCAACAGCGAGAGCCGCGCACCGAACAGCACCCGACTGAAGATGTCACGGCCGGTCGTGTCGGTTCCCATCGGATGTTCGAGGCTCGGCGGTTCGTGTGCGCGGTCGAAGTGAACGCCGGGCCCCGAATCGCTTGGATACGGTGCAATCACTGGCGCGAAGATCGCCGCGAACACGAGCGTCAGGATCATCACCAGTCCGACTATCGAGAGCTTGTTCTGGGCGAAGCTTTGTGCGCCACGTTTGAGTTGCTCGATCCGCTGTTGTCGGGCGGTATTGTCGGATTCGAACGGTCGATTGTCTGTTTCAGTAGCCATCTATTCTTCCCCCAATCTGACACGCGGGTCGAGGTACCCGTACAGGAGGTCCACGACGAAATTGGCGCTCACGAACGCCACGCCGACGACGATAGTGACGCCGACGATGGCGTTGAAATCCTGATAGAGGATGGACTCCACTCCGTACCGAGCCATCCCCGGCCACGCGAACACGATCTCCACGAGGAACGCGTTGCCCAGCAGGAACCCGAACGCGAGTCCGATAACCGTAAGCGAACTCGTGAACGCGTTGCGGAGCATGTACTTGTACTCGATGAGGTTGTTCGGAAGCCCGTACGCCCGCGCAGCCAGTACGTAGTCCTTGC
This genomic stretch from Halobaculum roseum harbors:
- a CDS encoding ABC transporter ATP-binding protein, which codes for MGGDGRGVRIGRCCRWRVPDMSLLNRDSDAATQTDSDADEPMVRVENLKKHFPIHEGVLQRRTGEVRAVDGVSFSIEQGETFGLVGESGSGKTTTGRSLLRLTEPTGGTIEIDGQNVVDLSDEELKRFRRNMQIVHQDPTSSLNPRHRVKTIIEAPLKIHGYGSADERLDRIEELLEMVDLPREFLYRYPGQLSGGQKQRVGIARAVALNPKFVVLDEPTSALDVSVQARIVDILEDIQEEYNITYLFITHDLSLLRNVADRIGVMYLGRLVETGDVGSVFETPEHPYSRALLSAISTVSEADEQLKPEQQPIEGEIPDPREKPSGCAFRSRCPYAFDACSGDEPPMYELGDDHDSRCYLHDDQYQEGPGW
- a CDS encoding DUF917 domain-containing protein; translation: MSNHGYDDITAEWVEHVAVGGAVLGGGGGGSLDEGIEFGHLAVEYGDPEIVPISELDPTEVVLTVSGVGAPAATESHVRPADYVRAVELAVDRLDARGTTVGALMTNEMGGFAAVNGLLQSAVTGLPLVDATCNGRAHPTGPMGSIGLSEDEVVLQVGVGGEPGSERHHELLVEAQLGSAASTIRQTAEAAGGLVAVARNPVSADYAASNAAVTVYDQAEAVGRAVRTAADGATAVDDVANVLDGEVAVTGTVESWALETTGGFDVGTVTVDGHELTFWNEYMTLDRDGERLATFPDLITTLDAETGEPISTAELSEGQSVSVVVAPASSLALGAGMHRPELFEPVEEAVGEPVIEYAFEE
- a CDS encoding nitroreductase family protein; this translates as MSDIERDREHRPALAGEPSPVADLTGWLARRATVREFDTDAEIPDAEVRELVDAGRKAPTSGTAQMYSFVWIRDPADRERIHDLCDRGTEQIEEASHFLLVCIDLQRIKQLLAHRERAFRITPVMGLLEGAIDASLAAMGIMTAAESRGYGVCPIGNILNGLPEIAEVADVPAGVLPVFGLCLGIPRHGEATENAPRVPLEAVLHEDGYTTLSEDILEQCYDAMNGMYGESVYGDSSREWDETLERYWGPDGFMNRREETVLAALRQQGFFAARGVHEASDTKRAQSTGDGDSASGSADECECDRQSETEQ
- a CDS encoding ABC transporter ATP-binding protein, giving the protein MSDPILEVRNLHVNFDTHEGTAEVINGVDFTIEQGETAALVGETGCGKSVTVKSLMGLLPSATIPEGEIIYKGQNMLELSESEIHARRGREMSMIMQDPMTSLNPVLTVGEQMVDVLKWQGQPRMSLTEWLRDKLKSGSEAEYRQRAVEMLSEVEISAPERVFESYPVELSGGMRQRVLIAIALLSEPDFLIADEPGTALDVTTEEKVLDLLDELVEERDTSVLYITHDLGVAREVSDYINVMYAGEIVEQAPTADLFADPHHPYTRGLLRSIPTLATGIGEGIEGHLPDYTDPPRACRFADRCPHAEPECRETYPYPREVESDHNAACHLFDGPPAHERHVDLGAETVDIGPPPWEATDAGSESDAVADGGSQT
- a CDS encoding AroM family protein, producing the protein MKTIGLVTIGQSPRTDITPDIIDQFPDDVEFIEAGALDEFDSADEVREAVGPREGEPIFVTRLRDGSSVTVDRNSVVELMQARIDELTDDHGVSTIGVLCTGDFPAFESDVPILEPSDLLHAWASSIVQDGTIGVLLPKPEQIDQTFEKWNGFDIVPAAGSPYTEDDEISPAAEAIGTETDLVVMDCMGYSFEMKKRVQEMTDTSVLLGRSVLAKTATEVV
- a CDS encoding DUF1177 domain-containing protein; this translates as MFDKIQQAYDVLDHPQADGQSVRDELADTPVDVDVTTISSDDGTTDFVKIIVPGTDPDAETLGVVGRLGGVGARPAEIGMVSDADGAIVALATAFQLAEMADRDDALAGEVRIATHVCPDAPTQPHDPVPFMGSPVDMETMNEHEVDDEMDAVLSVDATKGNRVHCERGFAVSPTVKEGWILPPSETLLDAQERVTGEPPSTLTLTTQDITPYGNDLHHINSILQPATATDSPVVGVATTSVNPVPGSGTGANYLPELTEATGFVLEVAKDFTRDRAEFYDEGEFERLRSLYGSMDRLQTPGEEA
- a CDS encoding aminopeptidase, coding for MADLESVASRVLEENMAVEPGESLLVVTDTDKRAIGHALFEAGDDLGLEAGVIETRPMERSGMEPPAYVSAAMAAADVVVCPTSASLTHTRAREDATDAGARVATMPGITEHMFSEGAITADYAEVERLTAALTERLTAADEARIESTTETLTVSLSGRDGIPSDGLITEPGESGNLPSGESYIAPVEGTAEGAIAFDGGLVGVGELDDPLVVRIESGSIESIEGPSTEEFRDALGDDECARRVAELGLGTNPAAEIIGTVLEDEKVYGTCHVAFGDNHGFGGTIECDSHLDGIVLEPEVYLDDELVVSGGDVVV
- a CDS encoding aspartate/glutamate racemase family protein, giving the protein MGVLRVLTQDDPEAVSLHGQIIESHFPNIDTISQCIPDHPDGIPSVDAEADALPYVEELGRELAADVDVVGISCALDPAVDSLDAELDVPVIGAGASVAAAARARGERVGTLGLESGTAPVVRELLGDNLQARAVVEGAETTNYLTTSEGHDAIRASVQRLADAGCDVVAPSCTGLTTSGVLADLGDSLEIPIVDPVLAMAAIGTTAVYPVTAVPE
- a CDS encoding ABC transporter permease, producing the protein MATETDNRPFESDNTARQQRIEQLKRGAQSFAQNKLSIVGLVMILTLVFAAIFAPVIAPYPSDSGPGVHFDRAHEPPSLEHPMGTDTTGRDIFSRVLFGARLSLLMGIVVLSIAISVGVTLGLVAGYLGGATNAVIMRVTDIFLAIPPTLLAMAVVAATGASLFNVMVAIAFSWWSWYARLVQGEVLSIKEDEFIESSRALGSGWLRTTFKEILPNVVSPITVKATLDMGFVILVGAGLSFLGLGAQPPTPTWGAMIAQGRNYVTSYWWIAVFPGLAISFAVLGFNFIGDGLRDVFDVDVN